A single region of the Roseivivax sp. THAF197b genome encodes:
- a CDS encoding sigma-54 dependent transcriptional regulator, whose amino-acid sequence MAQAMKIAIVDDEKDMRQSISQWLALSGYDTESFASGEEALRQLGQDYPGIVISDIKMPGMDGIQLLKKLMGLDSALPVIMITGHGDVPIAVEAMRIGAYDFLEKPFNPDRMSELARKATNARRLTLDNRQLRRELSDGGQIMQKLIGQSPAMERLREDVLDLGQADGHVLIEGETGTGKTLIAHALHAVGSRAGKRFVLLPCAAMDEAALMKRLFGPMDPEDSRLPAMEEARGGTLVLEDIESLSDAAQARLLSVINDQGTPPETRIVAICNLQDEGKTCETALRSDLFYRLAALRITVPPLRQRGEDILTLFTRLSEQYADEYGCDAPQVTAQEAAQLLQAPWPGNVRQLINLAERAVLQSRRGTGTIASLLMNDHEDMQPVMTTEGKPLKEYVEAFERMLIDNTMRRHKGSISAVMDELCLPRRTLNEKMAKYGLQRSDYID is encoded by the coding sequence ATGGCACAGGCAATGAAGATCGCGATCGTCGACGACGAGAAGGATATGCGACAATCGATCAGCCAATGGCTGGCGCTGTCGGGCTACGACACCGAGAGTTTCGCCTCCGGCGAAGAGGCCCTGCGCCAGTTGGGGCAGGATTATCCCGGCATCGTCATCTCCGACATCAAGATGCCCGGCATGGATGGCATCCAGCTTCTCAAGAAGCTGATGGGGCTCGACTCGGCGCTTCCCGTGATCATGATCACCGGTCACGGCGACGTGCCCATCGCGGTCGAGGCGATGCGGATCGGTGCGTATGATTTCCTCGAAAAGCCGTTCAATCCGGACCGGATGTCGGAACTGGCCCGCAAGGCCACCAATGCCCGGCGTCTGACCCTCGATAACCGGCAATTGCGCCGCGAGCTCAGCGATGGCGGGCAGATCATGCAGAAGCTCATCGGGCAGAGCCCGGCGATGGAGCGGCTGCGCGAAGACGTGCTGGATCTCGGCCAGGCTGACGGCCATGTGCTGATCGAGGGCGAGACCGGGACCGGCAAGACGCTGATCGCCCATGCGCTCCATGCGGTGGGTAGCCGGGCGGGCAAGCGCTTCGTGCTCCTGCCTTGTGCGGCGATGGACGAGGCCGCGTTGATGAAGCGGCTCTTCGGCCCGATGGATCCCGAGGATTCCCGCCTGCCCGCGATGGAGGAGGCACGCGGCGGCACGCTTGTCTTGGAAGATATCGAGAGCCTGTCGGATGCGGCCCAGGCGCGCCTTCTGTCGGTCATCAACGATCAGGGCACGCCGCCCGAGACCCGTATCGTGGCGATCTGCAACCTCCAGGACGAGGGCAAGACCTGTGAGACGGCGCTTCGGTCGGATCTCTTCTACCGGCTCGCGGCTTTGCGCATCACCGTGCCGCCCCTGCGGCAGCGGGGCGAGGATATCCTGACGCTCTTCACGCGCCTCTCCGAGCAATACGCCGACGAATATGGCTGCGACGCCCCGCAGGTGACTGCACAGGAAGCCGCGCAGCTTCTGCAGGCGCCCTGGCCCGGCAATGTGCGCCAGCTCATCAACCTTGCCGAGCGCGCGGTGCTGCAATCGCGGCGTGGCACTGGCACGATCGCATCGCTCCTGATGAACGATCACGAGGACATGCAGCCGGTAATGACCACCGAAGGCAAGCCGCTCAAGGAATACGTGGAAGCCTTCGAGCGGATGCTGATCGACAACACAATGCGTCGGCACAAGGGCTCGATCTCGGCGGTGATGGACGAGCTTTGCCTGCCGCGCCGGACGCTCAATGAAAAGATGGCCAAGTACGGCCTGCAGCGGTCCGACTACATCGATTGA
- a CDS encoding YqaA family protein has protein sequence MLRPMYDKTLRLADHPRALWVLAFISFIESSVFPIPPDVMMIPMILAAPRRAWLIALVATLSSVAGALLGYVIGAFFYESIGAPVLEALGKGDSMTAFNTKFNEFGVWAVLIAGLTPFPFKVITIMSGWTAMPLVPFILSSIVARAARFFIVAGLLYFFGPPIRDFIERRLGLVFTLFCVALIGGFMVLKVL, from the coding sequence ATGCTGCGACCGATGTACGACAAGACGCTGAGGCTCGCCGATCATCCGCGCGCGCTTTGGGTGTTGGCCTTCATCTCCTTCATCGAGAGCTCGGTCTTTCCGATCCCGCCCGACGTGATGATGATTCCGATGATTCTCGCCGCACCCCGCCGGGCCTGGCTGATCGCGCTCGTGGCGACGCTGTCCTCCGTTGCCGGGGCGCTTCTTGGCTACGTGATCGGCGCCTTTTTCTACGAGAGCATCGGCGCGCCGGTGCTGGAGGCGCTGGGCAAGGGCGACAGCATGACCGCCTTCAACACGAAGTTTAACGAATTCGGTGTCTGGGCGGTGCTGATCGCGGGTCTGACCCCCTTCCCGTTCAAGGTCATCACGATCATGTCGGGCTGGACGGCGATGCCGCTGGTGCCGTTCATCCTGTCCTCGATCGTGGCGCGCGCGGCGCGGTTCTTCATCGTGGCGGGGCTGCTCTATTTCTTCGGACCGCCGATCCGCGACTTCATCGAGCGGCGCCTCGGCCTTGTCTTCACGCTTTTCTGTGTTGCCCTCATCGGCGGGTTCATGGTGCTGAAGGTTCTATGA
- a CDS encoding ATP-binding protein: MSETTPTETGRFGPGPLSWRVRLALVLLFVVASATVWITNSLLTDRFTETTRNRAELRLALYSGNLLSELRRNAIVPQLLARDPALINALNTMDYSQSTQRLISFVEEIGAASLMLLDSEGRTVAATDRNRLGQTHRNAPYFVDAVRASSTIFTSLRGEVGNYSFTYSRRVDSQNAVIGVIVVEVDLAKFERAWAGISDAVLVTDSEGQIILATEPRWRGLSIEEALERQSPDTAIERAIQATADWTALPADAYVRGEAVMRIDGRIPFRGWSLASFTTYQSVRERVNTVLALEIMAFALLAALAFYALSRRTALRMALFQRESRELRQLNLRLQREIAERERVQENLAVAEQTLAQSSKLAALGEMSAAVSHELNQPLAAMKTYLAGARLLLRRNRPEEALSAFHRIDDLIERMGAITRQLKSYARKGQAEFSPVEMGEAIASALSMMEPQLKARKVRITRILPDAPVYVMGDRMRIEQVLINLLRNALDATKSVRNPEIELLLASGETATLTVRDNGHGIDDLDSLFEPFYTTKQPGDGTGLGLAISSGIVGDLGGRLIARNAEDGGAVFEMQLPIMTDSTQAAE, from the coding sequence ATGTCCGAGACGACACCCACCGAGACCGGCCGCTTCGGGCCCGGGCCGCTGTCCTGGCGCGTGCGCCTGGCGCTGGTCTTGTTGTTCGTGGTGGCCTCGGCCACGGTCTGGATCACCAATTCGCTGCTGACCGACCGCTTCACGGAGACCACGCGCAACCGCGCGGAGCTGCGTCTGGCGCTTTATTCCGGCAACCTTTTGTCCGAACTCAGGCGCAACGCCATCGTGCCGCAGCTTCTGGCGCGCGACCCCGCGCTGATCAACGCGCTCAACACGATGGATTACAGCCAGTCGACGCAGCGGCTGATCTCCTTCGTCGAGGAGATCGGCGCGGCCTCGCTGATGCTGCTGGACAGCGAGGGCCGGACGGTGGCCGCGACGGATCGCAACCGGCTGGGCCAGACCCATCGCAACGCGCCCTATTTCGTCGACGCCGTGCGCGCCTCCTCGACGATCTTCACCTCGCTTCGGGGGGAGGTCGGCAATTACAGCTTCACCTATTCGCGGCGTGTGGACAGCCAGAACGCGGTGATCGGCGTGATCGTGGTGGAGGTCGACCTGGCGAAATTCGAACGCGCCTGGGCGGGGATCTCGGATGCGGTTCTCGTCACCGACAGCGAGGGCCAAATCATCCTCGCGACGGAGCCGCGCTGGCGCGGGCTGAGCATCGAGGAAGCGCTGGAGCGCCAATCGCCCGACACCGCCATCGAACGCGCGATCCAGGCCACCGCAGATTGGACCGCGCTGCCGGCCGATGCCTATGTCAGGGGGGAGGCAGTGATGCGCATCGACGGGCGCATCCCGTTCCGCGGCTGGTCGCTTGCCTCCTTCACGACGTATCAAAGCGTGCGCGAGCGGGTGAACACGGTGCTGGCGCTTGAAATCATGGCCTTCGCGCTTCTGGCGGCGCTGGCATTCTATGCCCTGTCGCGCCGAACAGCTTTGCGCATGGCGCTTTTCCAGCGCGAAAGCCGGGAGCTCCGGCAACTGAACCTGCGCCTTCAGCGCGAGATCGCAGAACGCGAACGCGTGCAGGAAAACCTCGCCGTCGCGGAGCAGACGCTTGCGCAAAGCTCCAAGCTTGCCGCCCTGGGCGAGATGTCGGCCGCGGTGAGTCACGAGCTGAACCAGCCGCTTGCGGCGATGAAGACCTATCTCGCGGGCGCTCGCCTCCTGCTGCGCCGCAACCGGCCCGAGGAGGCGCTCTCGGCCTTCCACCGGATTGACGATCTGATCGAGCGGATGGGCGCGATCACGCGGCAGTTGAAATCCTATGCGCGCAAGGGCCAGGCCGAGTTTTCGCCCGTCGAGATGGGCGAGGCCATTGCGTCCGCCCTGTCGATGATGGAGCCGCAGCTCAAGGCCCGGAAGGTCCGCATCACCCGCATCCTGCCCGATGCGCCGGTCTACGTGATGGGCGACCGGATGCGGATCGAGCAGGTGCTGATCAACCTTCTGCGCAACGCGCTTGATGCGACGAAATCGGTGCGCAATCCCGAGATCGAGCTGCTGCTCGCCTCGGGCGAGACCGCGACCCTGACCGTGCGCGATAACGGGCATGGGATCGATGACCTCGATTCCCTGTTCGAGCCGTTCTACACCACCAAGCAACCCGGCGACGGGACCGGGCTCGGGCTTGCCATCTCCTCGGGCATCGTCGGCGATCTCGGCGGTCGGTTGATCGCACGGAACGCAGAGGACGGTGGCGCCGTTTTCGAGATGCAGCTTCCGATCATGACAGACTCCACTCAAGCAGCGGAATAA
- a CDS encoding Lrp/AsnC family transcriptional regulator, which translates to MDATDQAILSALRRDARASYSDLALLLGLSRTTVRARVERMREAGQILGFTVVLKEDAARDPVRAMMMIGIEGRGTDRILRQLSGLPEVRALHSTNGRWDVIAELGTTSLEQLDAVLGRIRAMGGVTTSETSLLLSTKRSS; encoded by the coding sequence ATGGACGCGACCGATCAGGCGATCCTGTCCGCGCTGCGCCGCGATGCGCGCGCCTCCTACTCCGATCTGGCGCTGCTTCTGGGGCTATCCCGGACCACCGTGCGCGCGCGGGTCGAACGAATGCGCGAGGCGGGGCAGATCCTGGGCTTTACCGTCGTGTTGAAGGAAGACGCGGCGCGCGATCCGGTGCGCGCGATGATGATGATCGGGATTGAGGGGCGGGGGACGGACCGCATCCTGCGCCAGCTTTCGGGCCTGCCCGAAGTGCGCGCGCTGCACAGCACCAATGGCCGTTGGGACGTGATCGCGGAGCTGGGCACGACCAGTCTCGAACAGCTCGACGCGGTGCTGGGGCGCATTCGCGCCATGGGCGGCGTGACCACCAGCGAAACGTCGCTTCTGCTCTCAACAAAGCGCAGCAGCTGA
- the rocF gene encoding arginase, which yields MSDKTILLLGVPMDSGKRRAGCLMGPDAYRTARLPGALRDLGHQVEDLGNVAPDAVDLPEHDHLFALPETVGWTQALARAAEAAMDRGTPIFMGGDHALSMGTVTGVANHAARNGRPQFVLWLDAHTDFHTTQTTDSGNLHGTPVGYATGRDGFAGFPTVRAPVPRENVCMMGLRSVDAAERAAIEATGIRRYDMRAIDEDGIRAPLAAFLDDVAKAGGALHVSLDVDFLDPSVAPAVGTTVPGGATVREAHLVMEMLNDSGLMTSLDLVELNPMLDERGRTAQLMVDLAASAFGRQVFDRPTQRIY from the coding sequence ATGAGCGACAAGACCATCCTTCTTCTGGGCGTGCCGATGGATTCGGGCAAACGCCGCGCGGGCTGCCTGATGGGCCCTGACGCCTACCGCACCGCGCGCCTGCCCGGCGCCTTGCGCGATCTCGGCCATCAGGTGGAGGATCTGGGCAATGTCGCACCGGACGCGGTGGATCTGCCGGAACATGACCACCTCTTTGCGCTGCCGGAAACCGTCGGCTGGACCCAGGCCCTCGCCCGTGCCGCCGAGGCGGCCATGGATCGCGGCACGCCGATCTTCATGGGCGGCGATCATGCGCTCTCAATGGGCACGGTCACGGGCGTGGCGAACCACGCCGCCCGCAATGGTCGGCCGCAATTCGTCCTCTGGCTCGACGCGCATACGGATTTTCACACGACCCAGACCACCGATAGCGGCAATCTGCATGGCACGCCCGTGGGTTACGCAACGGGGCGTGACGGCTTTGCGGGCTTCCCGACCGTCAGGGCCCCCGTCCCGCGGGAGAATGTCTGCATGATGGGCCTGCGCTCGGTCGATGCGGCGGAACGCGCGGCCATCGAAGCCACAGGCATCCGCCGCTACGACATGCGCGCCATCGACGAAGACGGCATCCGCGCGCCCCTCGCCGCTTTCCTCGACGATGTGGCGAAAGCGGGCGGCGCGCTGCATGTCTCGCTCGATGTGGACTTCCTCGACCCGAGCGTCGCACCGGCGGTCGGCACGACCGTGCCGGGCGGCGCCACGGTGCGCGAGGCGCATCTGGTGATGGAGATGCTCAACGATAGCGGGCTGATGACCTCCCTCGATCTCGTTGAGCTGAACCCGATGCTCGACGAACGCGGACGTACCGCTCAGCTCATGGTCGACCTCGCCGCCTCCGCCTTCGGCCGGCAGGTCTTCGACCGTCCCACTCAACGCATCTATTGA
- a CDS encoding disulfide bond formation protein B: protein MTRNSLILAAAGGSLALMLGALGFQYIGELPPCKLCYWQRYPHVAAIAIGLVALALPGRVLPALGALAALSTAAVGAYHAGVERGWWPGPDTCTSGDIGGLSTDDLMNQIMNAPMVRCDDIAWQLMGISMAGWNAILSLVLAGLWIAAFRKS, encoded by the coding sequence ATGACACGGAATAGCCTGATCCTGGCCGCGGCTGGCGGATCGCTGGCCCTGATGCTGGGCGCGCTCGGATTTCAGTACATCGGCGAGCTGCCACCCTGCAAACTCTGCTATTGGCAGCGCTATCCCCATGTGGCAGCTATCGCGATCGGCCTTGTGGCGCTGGCCCTGCCCGGCCGGGTCCTGCCTGCCCTCGGCGCTCTGGCCGCCCTCTCCACCGCGGCGGTCGGCGCCTATCATGCGGGCGTGGAGCGCGGCTGGTGGCCCGGCCCCGACACCTGCACTTCGGGCGATATCGGCGGGCTGTCCACGGACGACCTGATGAACCAGATCATGAACGCGCCGATGGTGCGCTGCGACGACATCGCGTGGCAGCTCATGGGCATCTCCATGGCCGGGTGGAACGCGATCCTGTCGCTTGTTCTGGCCGGTCTCTGGATCGCGGCGTTCCGCAAGAGCTGA
- the purS gene encoding phosphoribosylformylglycinamidine synthase subunit PurS produces the protein MKAKVHVMLKDGVLDPQGEAIRHALGGLGFAGVTGVRQGKVIELDLEDGTSEATIEEMCNKLLANTVIESYRIEVL, from the coding sequence ATGAAGGCGAAAGTGCACGTGATGTTGAAAGACGGCGTTCTTGACCCGCAGGGCGAGGCAATCCGCCATGCGCTGGGGGGCCTCGGTTTTGCAGGCGTGACGGGCGTCCGGCAGGGCAAGGTGATCGAGCTCGATCTCGAAGACGGCACGTCCGAGGCCACCATCGAGGAGATGTGCAACAAGCTCCTGGCCAACACGGTCATCGAAAGCTACCGGATCGAGGTGCTGTGA
- the purC gene encoding phosphoribosylaminoimidazolesuccinocarboxamide synthase has protein sequence MARRKKIYEGKAKILYEGPRPGTIVQYFKDDATAFNAEKKDVIDGKGVLNNRLSEFFMTGLNQIGVPTHFIERINMREQLCRSVEIIPLEVVVRNVAAGSMSKRLGIEEGTALSRPIVEYYYKDDALGDPLVTEEHIAAFGWASQQDMDDILSLALRVNDFLSGVMMAVGIRLVDFKIEIGRLFEGDFQRLVVADEISPDSCRLWDIETGQKLDKDVFRRDLGNLADAYTEVARRLGVMPKTNQTITKPTLIN, from the coding sequence ATGGCACGCCGCAAGAAGATTTACGAAGGCAAGGCGAAGATCCTTTACGAAGGCCCGCGTCCCGGCACGATCGTGCAGTATTTCAAGGACGATGCCACGGCCTTCAATGCCGAGAAGAAGGACGTGATCGACGGCAAGGGTGTGCTGAACAACCGCCTGTCGGAGTTCTTCATGACCGGCTTGAACCAGATCGGCGTGCCCACCCATTTCATCGAGCGGATCAACATGCGCGAGCAACTCTGCCGCTCGGTCGAGATCATTCCGCTCGAGGTGGTGGTGCGCAACGTGGCCGCGGGATCCATGTCGAAGCGTCTCGGAATCGAGGAGGGCACGGCCCTGTCGCGGCCCATCGTCGAATATTACTACAAGGACGACGCGCTCGGCGATCCGCTGGTCACCGAGGAGCATATCGCGGCCTTCGGCTGGGCCAGCCAGCAGGACATGGACGACATCCTGAGCCTCGCCTTGCGCGTGAACGACTTCCTGTCGGGCGTCATGATGGCCGTCGGCATCCGGCTCGTCGATTTCAAGATCGAGATAGGGCGCCTCTTCGAAGGCGATTTCCAGCGTCTGGTTGTGGCCGACGAAATCTCGCCCGACAGCTGTCGGCTGTGGGATATCGAGACCGGCCAGAAGCTCGACAAGGACGTGTTCCGGCGCGATCTCGGCAATCTGGCGGATGCCTATACCGAGGTGGCGCGGCGCCTGGGCGTGATGCCCAAGACAAACCAGACGATCACCAAACCGACGCTCATCAACTGA
- a CDS encoding ornithine cyclodeaminase, which translates to MTTDPSDKALVPFVSVDHMMGLIHHLGIEAMIRGIAERIEADFRRWENFDKTPRVASHSPVGVIELMPTSDGEMYGFKYVNGHPKNMKEGLQTVTAFGLLADVSNGYPVLLTEMTILTALRTAAMSGVAAKHLAPKGAKTMAMIGNGAQAEFQSLAMKALVGIEAVRLYDIDPAATEKCVRNLAGSGLSVTKCNSPEEAIEGAEILTTCTADKQYATILSDNMVGAGVHVNAIGGDCPGKTELAPGILHRSSIFVEYPEQTRIEGEIQQLDPDHPVTELWQVIAGRTEGRRSTSEITLFDSVGFAIEDFSALCFLREAIRGTPFSTPLDLLADPDDPRDLFGMVMRAAPTGA; encoded by the coding sequence ATGACCACAGATCCGTCCGACAAGGCGCTCGTCCCCTTCGTCTCCGTCGATCACATGATGGGACTCATTCACCATCTGGGCATCGAGGCGATGATCCGCGGCATCGCGGAGCGGATCGAGGCCGATTTTCGCCGCTGGGAGAACTTCGACAAGACCCCGCGTGTGGCCTCGCACAGCCCCGTCGGCGTGATCGAGTTGATGCCCACCTCGGATGGCGAGATGTATGGCTTCAAATACGTGAACGGGCATCCGAAGAACATGAAGGAAGGACTGCAAACGGTTACGGCCTTTGGACTTCTGGCGGATGTCTCGAACGGCTACCCGGTGCTTCTGACCGAGATGACGATCCTGACGGCCCTGCGTACGGCGGCCATGTCGGGCGTCGCGGCCAAGCATCTCGCGCCCAAGGGCGCGAAGACCATGGCGATGATTGGCAATGGCGCGCAGGCGGAATTCCAAAGTCTCGCCATGAAAGCGCTGGTCGGCATCGAGGCAGTACGGCTTTACGATATCGACCCCGCCGCGACCGAGAAATGCGTCCGCAACCTCGCCGGATCGGGCCTGTCGGTGACGAAATGCAACAGCCCTGAAGAGGCCATTGAGGGCGCCGAGATTCTCACGACCTGCACCGCCGACAAGCAATATGCCACGATCCTGTCCGACAACATGGTGGGCGCGGGCGTGCATGTGAACGCCATCGGCGGCGACTGCCCCGGCAAGACGGAACTGGCGCCGGGCATCCTCCACCGGTCCTCGATCTTCGTGGAATATCCCGAACAGACGCGGATCGAGGGGGAGATCCAGCAGCTCGACCCCGATCACCCGGTGACCGAGCTCTGGCAGGTCATTGCAGGGCGGACCGAAGGGCGCAGATCGACCTCGGAGATCACCCTGTTCGACAGCGTGGGCTTCGCGATCGAGGATTTCTCCGCGCTGTGCTTCCTGCGCGAGGCGATCCGCGGCACGCCCTTTTCCACCCCGCTCGACCTGCTGGCCGATCCGGACGATCCCCGGGATCTCTTCGGCATGGTCATGCGCGCGGCCCCGACCGGCGCCTGA
- the purQ gene encoding phosphoribosylformylglycinamidine synthase subunit PurQ, which yields MRAAVLVFPGSNCDRDLATAFRAAGFETEMVWHKETALPDGIDLVGVPGGFSYGDYLRCGAIAANSPICRALTAHAERGGFVFGPCNGFQILAETGLLPGALLRNAGLKYICRTVGLSVATTDSVFTQGYAQGEEIQIPIAHHDGNYFADAETLDRLEGEDRVAFRYTDNPNGSARDIAGILSENRRVLGMMPHPERAADAGHGGTDGQRLFAHLTEALVTA from the coding sequence ATGCGCGCCGCGGTCCTCGTCTTTCCCGGCTCCAATTGCGACCGCGATCTCGCCACGGCGTTCCGCGCCGCGGGCTTCGAGACCGAGATGGTCTGGCACAAGGAGACGGCATTGCCGGACGGTATCGACCTCGTCGGCGTGCCGGGCGGCTTTTCCTACGGGGATTACCTGCGCTGCGGGGCGATTGCCGCAAACTCGCCCATCTGCCGCGCGCTCACCGCGCATGCGGAGCGGGGTGGATTTGTTTTCGGGCCGTGCAACGGCTTTCAGATCCTGGCGGAGACGGGGCTGCTGCCGGGCGCCTTGCTGCGCAATGCGGGCCTGAAATATATCTGCCGGACCGTGGGGCTGAGCGTTGCCACCACCGACAGCGTCTTCACGCAAGGCTACGCGCAGGGCGAGGAAATCCAGATCCCGATCGCGCATCACGACGGCAATTACTTCGCCGATGCCGAGACCCTCGACCGGCTTGAGGGCGAGGATCGGGTGGCCTTCCGCTATACCGACAACCCCAACGGGTCGGCGCGCGATATCGCGGGTATCCTGTCCGAGAACCGGCGCGTGCTCGGCATGATGCCGCATCCCGAACGCGCCGCCGATGCGGGCCATGGCGGCACCGATGGTCAGCGCCTTTTCGCTCATCTGACCGAGGCGCTCGTCACCGCCTGA
- a CDS encoding DUF1476 domain-containing protein — MTTFDDRENAFENKFAHDAEMEFRAEARRNKLLGLWAAEMMGKKGADAEAYAKEVIKSDFEEAGHEDVVRKVSGDLGDSATPDEIRAKMAELLVVAKGQLVDEH; from the coding sequence ATGACCACATTCGACGATCGCGAAAACGCCTTCGAGAACAAGTTCGCCCATGACGCGGAGATGGAATTCCGCGCGGAAGCCCGGCGCAACAAGCTTCTGGGCCTCTGGGCCGCCGAGATGATGGGCAAGAAAGGCGCGGATGCCGAGGCCTATGCCAAGGAAGTCATCAAGTCCGATTTCGAAGAGGCCGGCCACGAGGACGTGGTGCGCAAGGTCTCGGGCGATCTGGGCGATTCCGCCACGCCCGACGAAATCCGCGCCAAGATGGCCGAACTTCTGGTCGTCGCCAAAGGCCAGCTCGTCGACGAACATTGA
- a CDS encoding cupin domain-containing protein: protein MHNGAGVTSSNEGLDGIAWNVVGHIYRPKLVSADAFVWHAEIPAETFVPPHVHPHQDEWIYVLSGALEVDFGFEAGNVQPHRAGAGDMVRMPKGVLHAVFNRSGADATCLFGVSPTRKLFDLFGALDGVTEPAELMRLSALHEVDFLPPPDAEA, encoded by the coding sequence ATGCATAACGGAGCGGGAGTTACATCCTCCAACGAAGGGTTGGACGGGATCGCGTGGAATGTCGTCGGGCATATCTACCGGCCCAAATTGGTATCGGCGGATGCCTTTGTCTGGCACGCGGAAATCCCCGCGGAGACATTCGTGCCGCCGCATGTCCATCCGCATCAGGATGAGTGGATTTACGTGCTGAGCGGCGCGCTGGAGGTCGATTTCGGCTTCGAGGCGGGCAATGTGCAGCCCCATCGGGCGGGAGCGGGGGACATGGTGCGCATGCCGAAAGGCGTCCTGCATGCGGTGTTCAATCGCTCCGGGGCTGACGCGACTTGCCTCTTCGGCGTCTCGCCCACGCGCAAGCTCTTTGATCTTTTTGGTGCGCTCGATGGGGTTACGGAACCGGCAGAACTCATGCGTCTGTCCGCCTTGCACGAGGTTGATTTCCTGCCGCCGCCGGATGCCGAGGCGTAG
- a CDS encoding M15 family metallopeptidase, with translation MKQRLTHTRAFAVLILALSMLAGPAASQGCIARDFLNEALPAAAADPAWIAAIRLAYPAVTVSQAEPGGARLTFAGRSVDAQPPTGRPAPERIAAATIEDQFAIAYPLSRDLDRRMDPAQDPGRARNGAFLRLLFGSDAGTVERALETVTFGPARFRVTGAHGVACQLKSAFADLAPHWDEIAPAFTQVGGGYAWRRIAGTDRLSAHSYGIAVDVNAALGGYWRWSGAKEGAVGAYDNRIPWRLVEAMERRGFIWGGKWHHFDGMHFEYRPELILFSRLTGGVGE, from the coding sequence TTGAAACAAAGACTTACGCATACGCGCGCTTTTGCCGTTCTGATCCTTGCCCTGAGCATGCTGGCGGGCCCTGCCGCATCGCAAGGCTGTATCGCGCGGGATTTCCTGAACGAAGCTCTGCCTGCAGCGGCCGCCGATCCCGCCTGGATCGCGGCGATCCGGCTGGCCTATCCGGCGGTCACCGTGTCGCAGGCCGAGCCGGGTGGGGCGCGGCTGACCTTTGCGGGCAGATCCGTGGACGCGCAGCCCCCCACGGGGCGACCCGCCCCTGAACGCATTGCGGCGGCCACGATCGAGGACCAGTTCGCCATTGCTTATCCGCTGTCGCGAGACCTCGACCGCCGGATGGATCCCGCGCAGGATCCCGGTCGAGCGCGCAATGGCGCGTTTCTCAGGCTTCTGTTCGGCTCAGACGCGGGCACGGTCGAGCGCGCGCTTGAGACGGTCACCTTCGGCCCCGCGCGGTTCCGGGTCACCGGCGCCCATGGCGTTGCCTGCCAGTTGAAATCGGCCTTTGCCGACCTCGCGCCCCATTGGGATGAGATTGCGCCCGCCTTCACGCAAGTGGGCGGTGGATATGCCTGGCGTCGGATCGCGGGCACCGACCGGCTGAGCGCGCATTCCTACGGGATTGCAGTCGATGTGAATGCCGCATTGGGCGGCTATTGGCGCTGGTCGGGCGCCAAGGAGGGCGCGGTCGGGGCTTATGACAACCGCATCCCCTGGCGTCTCGTGGAAGCGATGGAGCGCCGGGGCTTCATCTGGGGCGGCAAGTGGCACCATTTCGACGGAATGCATTTCGAGTACCGACCAGAATTGATCCTGTTCAGCAGATTGACCGGAGGTGTTGGCGAATGA